The following coding sequences lie in one Pan paniscus chromosome X, NHGRI_mPanPan1-v2.0_pri, whole genome shotgun sequence genomic window:
- the PORCN gene encoding protein-serine O-palmitoleoyltransferase porcupine isoform X8 codes for MVWVVLLSLLCYLVLFLCRHSSHRGVFLSVTILIYLLMGEMHMVDTVTWHKMRGAQMIVAMKAVSLGFDLDRGEVGTVPSPVEFMGYLYFVGTIVFGPWISFHSYLQAVQGRPLSCRWLQKVARSLALALLCLVLSTCVGPYLFPYFIPLDGDRLLRNKKRKARGTMVRWLRAYESAVSFHFSNYFVGFLSEATATLAGAGFTEEKDHLEWDLTVSKPLNVELPRSMVEVVTSWNLPMSYWLNNYVFKNALRLGTFSAVLVTYAASALLHGFSFHLAAVLLSLAFITYVEHVLRKRLARILSACVLSKRCPPDCLHQHRLGLGVRALNLLFGALAIFHLAYLGSLFDVDVDDTTEEQGYGMAYTVHKWSELSWASHWVTFGCWIFYRLIG; via the exons ATGGTTTGGGTCGTGCTGCTCAGCCTCCTGTGCTACCTCGTGCTGTTCCTCTGCCGACATTCCTCCCATCGAGGCGTCTTCCTATCCGTCACCATCCTCATCTACTTACTCATGGG TGAGATGCACATGGTAGACACCGTGACATGGCACAAGATGCGAG GGGCACAGATGATTGTGGCCATGAAGGCAGTGTCTCTGGGCTTCGACCTGGACCGGGGCGAGGTGGGTACGGTGCCCTCGCCAGTGGAGTTCATGGGCTACCTCTACTTCGTGGGCACCATCGTCTTCGGGCCCTGGATATCCTTCCACAGCTACCTACAAGCTGTCCAAGGCCGCCCACTG AGCTGCCGATGGCTGCAGAAGGTGGCCCGGAGCCTGGCACTGGCCCTGCTGTGCCTTGTGCTGTCCACTTGCGTGGGCCCCTACCTCTTCCCGTACTTCATCCCCCTCGACGGTGACCGCCTCCTTCGCAA CAAGAAACGCAAAGCCAG GGGCACCATGGTAAG GTGGCTGCGAGCCTACGAGAGTGCTGTCTCCTTCCACTTCAGCAACTATTTTGTGGGCTTTCTTTCCGAGGCCACGGCCACGTTGGCGGGGGCTGGCTTTACCGAGGAGAAGGATCACCTGGAATG GGACCTGACGGTGTCCAAGCCACTGAATGTGGAGCTGCCTCGGTCAATGGTGGAAGTTGTCACAAGCTGGAACCTGCCCATGTCTTATTGGCTAAATAACT ATGTTTTCAAGAATGCTCTCCGCCTGGGGACCTTCTCGGCTGTGCTGGTCACCTATGCAGCCAGCGCCCTCCTACAT GGCTTCAGTTTCCACCTGGCTGCGGTCCTGCTGTCCCTGGCTTTTATCACTTACGTGGAGCATG tCCTCCGGAAGCGCCTGGCTCGGATCCTCAGTGCCTGTGTCTTGTCAAAGCGGTGCCCGCCAGACTGTTTGCACCAGCATCGCTTG GGCCTGGGGGTGCGAGCCTTAAACTTGCTCTTTGGAGCTCTGGCCATCTTCCACCTGGCCTACCTGGGCTCCCTGTTTGATGTCGATGTGGACGACACCACAGAGGAGCAG
- the PORCN gene encoding protein-serine O-palmitoleoyltransferase porcupine isoform X9 — translation MVWVVLLSLLCYLVLFLCRHSSHRGVFLSVTILIYLLMGEMHMVDTVTWHKMRGAQMIVAMKAVSLGFDLDRGEVGTVPSPVEFMGYLYFVGTIVFGPWISFHSYLQAVQGRPLSCRWLQKVARSLALALLCLVLSTCVGPYLFPYFIPLDGDRLLRKWLRAYESAVSFHFSNYFVGFLSEATATLAGAGFTEEKDHLEWDLTVSKPLNVELPRSMVEVVTSWNLPMSYWLNNYVFKNALRLGTFSAVLVTYAASALLHGFSFHLAAVLLSLAFITYVEHVLRKRLARILSACVLSKRCPPDCLHQHRLGLGVRALNLLFGALAIFHLAYLGSLFDVDVDDTTEEQGYGMAYTVHKWSELSWASHWVTFGCWIFYRLIG, via the exons ATGGTTTGGGTCGTGCTGCTCAGCCTCCTGTGCTACCTCGTGCTGTTCCTCTGCCGACATTCCTCCCATCGAGGCGTCTTCCTATCCGTCACCATCCTCATCTACTTACTCATGGG TGAGATGCACATGGTAGACACCGTGACATGGCACAAGATGCGAG GGGCACAGATGATTGTGGCCATGAAGGCAGTGTCTCTGGGCTTCGACCTGGACCGGGGCGAGGTGGGTACGGTGCCCTCGCCAGTGGAGTTCATGGGCTACCTCTACTTCGTGGGCACCATCGTCTTCGGGCCCTGGATATCCTTCCACAGCTACCTACAAGCTGTCCAAGGCCGCCCACTG AGCTGCCGATGGCTGCAGAAGGTGGCCCGGAGCCTGGCACTGGCCCTGCTGTGCCTTGTGCTGTCCACTTGCGTGGGCCCCTACCTCTTCCCGTACTTCATCCCCCTCGACGGTGACCGCCTCCTTCGCAA GTGGCTGCGAGCCTACGAGAGTGCTGTCTCCTTCCACTTCAGCAACTATTTTGTGGGCTTTCTTTCCGAGGCCACGGCCACGTTGGCGGGGGCTGGCTTTACCGAGGAGAAGGATCACCTGGAATG GGACCTGACGGTGTCCAAGCCACTGAATGTGGAGCTGCCTCGGTCAATGGTGGAAGTTGTCACAAGCTGGAACCTGCCCATGTCTTATTGGCTAAATAACT ATGTTTTCAAGAATGCTCTCCGCCTGGGGACCTTCTCGGCTGTGCTGGTCACCTATGCAGCCAGCGCCCTCCTACAT GGCTTCAGTTTCCACCTGGCTGCGGTCCTGCTGTCCCTGGCTTTTATCACTTACGTGGAGCATG tCCTCCGGAAGCGCCTGGCTCGGATCCTCAGTGCCTGTGTCTTGTCAAAGCGGTGCCCGCCAGACTGTTTGCACCAGCATCGCTTG GGCCTGGGGGTGCGAGCCTTAAACTTGCTCTTTGGAGCTCTGGCCATCTTCCACCTGGCCTACCTGGGCTCCCTGTTTGATGTCGATGTGGACGACACCACAGAGGAGCAG